The Burkholderia ambifaria AMMD genome has a segment encoding these proteins:
- a CDS encoding MFS transporter codes for MQADLETRVARKLMWRIIPFVMLLYFVSFLDRVNVGFAAMTMNKAIGLSPTAFGFGGGLFFIGYFLFEVPSNLILHRVGARIWIARVMITWGIVSAVSAFAAGPTSFYVLRFLLGMAEAGFFPGIILYLSLWFPAKQRAVAAAWFMAAAPISTAIGAPLSGAIMQMPPMFGLADWQMLYIIEALPAVLLGFVVLKCLTDSPSKAAWLRPDERDWLIAKLKTEADARHTHAGHTAGAWQALRDPRVLALALIYFGTSAGLYTLGLWAPLMVKQFGFTALQTGLLTGIPSVAAVVAMIVWARDSDRTGERTWHVVIPCVLACVGFVFAGQASTALLTVLALVVVNIGISAAKAPLWAMPSAFLSGAGAAAGIAMINSIGNLGGFVGPFAIGWLKHVTGGYAAGLYVVAGTLAVSAVVTLMLSRKEARAQVMTGAQQHH; via the coding sequence ATGCAAGCGGATCTTGAAACCCGTGTCGCGCGCAAACTGATGTGGCGCATCATTCCGTTCGTGATGCTGCTTTACTTCGTCAGCTTTCTCGATCGCGTCAACGTCGGCTTCGCGGCGATGACGATGAACAAGGCGATCGGCCTGTCGCCGACCGCGTTCGGATTCGGCGGCGGCCTGTTCTTCATCGGCTACTTTCTGTTCGAAGTGCCAAGCAATCTGATTCTCCACCGCGTCGGCGCACGCATCTGGATCGCGCGCGTGATGATCACGTGGGGCATCGTGTCCGCGGTGTCTGCGTTCGCGGCCGGCCCGACGAGCTTCTACGTGCTGCGCTTCCTGCTCGGCATGGCGGAAGCCGGATTCTTCCCCGGCATCATCCTGTACCTGAGCCTGTGGTTTCCGGCGAAGCAGCGCGCGGTGGCCGCCGCGTGGTTCATGGCGGCCGCGCCGATCTCCACGGCGATCGGCGCGCCGCTGTCGGGCGCGATCATGCAGATGCCGCCGATGTTCGGGCTCGCCGACTGGCAGATGCTGTACATCATCGAAGCGCTGCCGGCGGTCTTGCTCGGCTTCGTCGTGCTGAAGTGCCTGACCGATTCGCCGTCGAAGGCCGCGTGGCTGCGGCCCGACGAGCGCGACTGGCTGATCGCGAAGCTGAAGACGGAAGCCGACGCGCGCCACACGCATGCCGGGCATACGGCCGGCGCGTGGCAGGCGCTGCGCGACCCGCGCGTGCTGGCGCTCGCGCTGATCTACTTCGGCACGTCGGCGGGGCTCTACACGCTCGGCCTGTGGGCGCCGCTGATGGTCAAGCAATTCGGCTTCACCGCGTTGCAGACGGGCTTGCTCACCGGCATCCCGAGCGTCGCGGCAGTCGTTGCGATGATCGTCTGGGCGCGGGATTCGGATCGCACCGGCGAGCGCACGTGGCACGTCGTGATTCCGTGCGTGCTGGCCTGCGTCGGCTTCGTGTTCGCGGGGCAGGCGAGCACGGCGCTCCTGACCGTGCTCGCGCTGGTCGTCGTCAACATCGGGATCAGCGCCGCGAAGGCGCCGCTGTGGGCGATGCCGAGCGCGTTCCTGTCAGGCGCGGGGGCGGCCGCGGGGATCGCGATGATCAACTCGATCGGCAACCTCGGCGGTTTCGTCGGGCCGTTCGCGATCGGCTGGCTCAAGCATGTGACGGGCGGGTATGCGGCCGGGCTGTACGTGGTGGCGGGCACGCTCGCGGTGTCGGCGGTCGTTACGCTGATGCTCAGTCGCAAGGAGGCGAGGGCGCAGGTCATGACGGGAGCGCAGCAGCATCATTGA
- a CDS encoding filamentous hemagglutinin N-terminal domain-containing protein, translating into MGRTDSKGRVGIGSRRVLCFCLAAAGLLPHCAAAAGIVPDGGTPTSVSNAPNGRQLVNLAPAVAGVSNNTYSSFNVTTAGATLNNAGINARTIVNQVTSTNRSLIEGEIAVAGPRANVVLANPNGITVNGGSFVNTGHVALSTGNVTFNDLQIAPGVIQRNVVLDTSTGTIVVGPGGLAGALIGLDLIAKNIVVDGPINNTFSSATAGARLLAGRSRVELNTGLSPNDNANDWLSRSATTDPDTASSYAIDITAAGSVTSGRVQLIVTDRGPGVRSAGAMNASLGDFTLASNGNVEMSHAKIGVARDLDVTVQGGIALNDTEMKSTGGHANLSAADAIALTGSSLMASGSIKLNGTRIALTPDDAMKGATVASTQSGVVLKSAADIVNIGSLVQGQTAIDGDSDSAGAVTLNAAGRILNQSLPQTQIGILFGVQGDVSLTAGADVVNQNARILSNRNVSIDAGGDLQNIVDHSTGVRNGAVVGFSDQGGRFLFLKHRSDGFTVDYGGLDDASKLAYITADAGNVSVRAANVTNIGGSILSNGGAIDIAARDNILTQAIFTGQASYRRSCFVFCRASASSSVQAFGGVIEAQSDIQLKAGTQITNTGGTVLALGALTLDAPKTLAQGVPGYTVINRNHDLKAWFGNRWAAIYAADTGGVFTGGTGKVRLTGEADIDGGAYSAPDGAAAAGGIVTIRPPHRDLVTVGNRNHMGLVSWFGL; encoded by the coding sequence ATGGGACGCACCGATTCGAAGGGGCGCGTGGGCATCGGGAGCCGGCGCGTACTGTGCTTTTGCCTGGCCGCGGCGGGACTGCTGCCGCATTGCGCGGCCGCTGCGGGCATCGTCCCGGACGGCGGCACGCCGACGAGCGTGTCGAACGCGCCGAATGGCCGGCAGCTCGTGAATCTCGCGCCGGCTGTCGCCGGCGTATCGAACAACACGTATTCGTCGTTCAACGTGACGACCGCCGGCGCAACGCTGAACAACGCCGGCATCAACGCGCGCACGATCGTCAACCAGGTGACGAGCACGAACCGGAGCCTGATCGAAGGCGAAATCGCCGTGGCGGGGCCGCGCGCGAACGTCGTGCTCGCCAACCCGAACGGCATTACGGTCAACGGTGGATCGTTCGTCAATACCGGGCACGTGGCGCTGTCCACTGGCAATGTGACCTTCAACGACCTGCAGATCGCGCCCGGCGTCATTCAGCGCAACGTCGTGCTCGATACGTCGACCGGCACGATCGTCGTCGGTCCGGGCGGCTTGGCCGGTGCGTTGATCGGGCTGGATTTGATCGCGAAGAACATCGTCGTCGACGGTCCGATCAACAACACGTTCTCGTCCGCGACCGCCGGCGCGCGCCTGCTCGCCGGCCGCAGTCGCGTCGAGCTGAACACGGGGCTGTCGCCGAACGACAACGCCAACGACTGGCTCTCGCGCAGTGCGACCACGGATCCGGACACCGCATCGTCCTACGCGATCGACATCACCGCCGCGGGCAGCGTGACGAGCGGCCGCGTGCAGTTGATTGTCACGGACCGCGGCCCCGGTGTGCGCAGTGCCGGCGCGATGAATGCGTCGCTCGGTGATTTCACGCTGGCATCGAACGGCAACGTCGAGATGTCGCATGCGAAGATCGGCGTCGCGCGCGACCTCGACGTTACCGTGCAGGGCGGCATCGCGCTGAACGACACCGAAATGAAGTCGACCGGTGGCCACGCGAATTTGTCCGCCGCCGATGCGATCGCGTTGACCGGCAGCAGCCTGATGGCTTCGGGCAGCATAAAGCTGAATGGCACGCGGATCGCGCTGACGCCCGACGATGCGATGAAGGGTGCCACCGTGGCGTCGACGCAAAGCGGCGTCGTGCTCAAGAGCGCGGCGGACATCGTGAACATCGGCTCGCTCGTGCAGGGGCAGACCGCGATCGACGGGGATTCGGATTCGGCCGGCGCGGTGACACTGAATGCGGCGGGGCGCATTCTGAATCAGTCGCTGCCGCAGACGCAGATCGGCATTCTGTTCGGCGTGCAAGGCGACGTGTCGCTGACCGCGGGTGCCGATGTCGTCAATCAGAATGCACGGATCCTGTCGAACCGCAACGTTTCGATCGACGCGGGCGGTGACCTGCAGAACATCGTCGACCACAGCACCGGCGTGCGGAATGGTGCGGTGGTCGGCTTCTCCGACCAGGGCGGCCGCTTCCTGTTCCTCAAGCATCGTAGTGACGGATTCACCGTCGATTACGGCGGGCTCGACGACGCATCGAAGCTCGCGTACATCACGGCCGACGCGGGGAATGTATCGGTGCGTGCCGCGAACGTGACGAATATCGGCGGGTCGATCCTGTCGAATGGCGGCGCAATCGACATCGCCGCGCGTGACAACATCCTCACGCAGGCCATTTTCACCGGGCAGGCATCGTACCGACGCTCGTGCTTCGTGTTCTGCCGCGCGAGCGCATCGTCGAGCGTGCAGGCGTTCGGCGGCGTGATCGAGGCCCAGTCCGACATTCAGCTGAAGGCCGGCACGCAGATCACGAACACTGGTGGAACGGTGCTCGCGCTCGGCGCACTGACGCTCGACGCGCCGAAAACGCTCGCGCAGGGCGTGCCGGGCTACACCGTGATCAACCGCAACCACGACCTGAAGGCATGGTTCGGCAATCGCTGGGCGGCCATTTATGCAGCCGACACCGGTGGCGTTTTCACTGGCGGAACCGGCAAGGTACGCCTGACTGGTGAGGCCGATATCGACGGCGGCGCGTACAGCGCGCCCGACGGGGCGGCGGCGGCGGGCGGCATCGTGACGATCCGGCCGCCCCATCGCGATCTCGTGACGGTCGGCAACCGCAATCACATGGGGCTCGTGTCTTGGTTCGGTCTGTGA
- a CDS encoding ShlB/FhaC/HecB family hemolysin secretion/activation protein — MSRARLRIAAPLALAIGATSPCAYAQLAGALPAGPLPGLGPVPSGFAVPRAEQDPAQRLLQEQRDRQRRDEIAQPPAQIALPEQPAMPDLPQGADIETLPDIAPTFAIDRIEFTGDTILGQPELDRIAAPFIGKQLGRNRINLLLRRLTEAFIARGYITTRAYLGPQNLASGTLKINLVAGRVAALTLNGKPLRPRDPDEKWYEVRGGGLLTEAGTAWAFASAPGDVLRLPDLEQGVDQINRLRRNQAEIRILPGEAPGDSIVAISNRYGDRLHYDFGIDNYGSSQTGTTRYRAGVEADNVIGLQESLSFSYVCTTDTNAVVFSAAVPYGYQTFSYTASMSEYQQAIGDVALLAGRTFSQMLGWNDVLVRSPRGRMSIDVTLNKLRTERDVNGIPLSPQNLTVLRVALNGLSRFVMRDQGAAATWDIGVSQGLPWLAANHDASEIGIDDAHSQFTKLDATGTLQFALGNLAGSAWAYRGTLRAQYSRVALFGNEQIFLGGMGSVRGFTEGGIAGDSGAFVRNELAWQNVPAWHDARIEPYVFLDGGKTHLNAQGGWPSLVGTGVGTRAQWRLKGGTVSAEVLVGQALAQPAALGKKATVLLATLNWTD; from the coding sequence ATGTCGCGCGCGCGGCTCCGCATTGCCGCACCACTCGCGCTGGCAATCGGCGCGACGTCGCCGTGTGCGTATGCGCAGCTCGCGGGTGCACTGCCGGCCGGCCCGCTGCCCGGTCTCGGCCCGGTGCCGTCCGGCTTCGCGGTGCCGCGTGCGGAGCAGGATCCCGCGCAGCGTTTGCTGCAGGAGCAGCGCGATAGACAGCGCCGCGACGAGATTGCGCAACCGCCGGCACAGATCGCGTTGCCCGAGCAACCGGCGATGCCGGATCTGCCGCAGGGCGCCGACATCGAGACGCTGCCGGACATCGCGCCGACCTTCGCGATCGATCGAATCGAATTCACCGGCGACACGATACTCGGGCAGCCGGAACTGGACCGCATCGCGGCGCCGTTCATCGGCAAGCAGCTCGGACGCAACCGCATCAACCTGCTGCTGCGCCGGCTGACCGAAGCATTCATCGCGCGCGGCTACATCACGACGCGTGCGTATCTCGGCCCGCAGAATCTCGCGTCAGGCACGCTGAAGATCAATCTCGTGGCCGGGCGCGTGGCCGCGCTGACGCTGAACGGCAAGCCATTGCGGCCGCGCGATCCGGACGAGAAGTGGTACGAAGTGCGGGGCGGTGGGCTACTGACGGAAGCCGGCACCGCATGGGCATTCGCGAGCGCGCCGGGCGACGTGCTGCGCCTGCCCGACCTCGAACAGGGCGTCGATCAGATCAACCGGCTGCGGCGCAATCAGGCTGAAATCCGGATTCTGCCCGGCGAAGCACCGGGCGATTCGATCGTCGCGATTTCGAACCGCTACGGCGATCGGCTTCATTACGATTTCGGCATCGACAACTACGGCAGCTCGCAGACAGGTACGACGCGCTATCGCGCCGGTGTCGAAGCCGACAACGTGATCGGACTGCAGGAGTCGTTGTCGTTCAGCTACGTCTGCACGACCGACACGAATGCGGTCGTGTTTTCCGCAGCGGTGCCATACGGGTATCAGACCTTCAGCTACACGGCGTCGATGTCCGAGTACCAGCAGGCGATCGGCGACGTCGCGCTGCTCGCGGGGCGCACGTTCAGCCAGATGCTCGGCTGGAACGACGTGCTGGTGCGGTCGCCGCGCGGGCGCATGAGCATCGACGTGACGCTCAACAAGCTGCGCACCGAGCGCGACGTCAACGGCATTCCGTTGTCGCCGCAGAACCTGACGGTGCTGCGCGTCGCTCTGAACGGGTTGTCCCGCTTCGTCATGCGCGATCAGGGTGCGGCAGCGACATGGGATATCGGCGTATCGCAGGGCTTGCCGTGGCTTGCGGCCAACCACGACGCATCCGAGATCGGCATCGACGACGCGCACAGTCAGTTCACGAAGCTCGATGCCACCGGCACGCTGCAATTCGCGCTCGGCAATCTGGCCGGATCCGCGTGGGCCTATCGCGGCACGCTGCGCGCGCAGTACAGCCGCGTTGCGCTGTTCGGCAACGAGCAGATCTTTCTCGGTGGCATGGGCTCGGTCCGCGGGTTTACCGAAGGCGGGATCGCGGGCGACAGCGGCGCGTTCGTGCGCAACGAGCTGGCCTGGCAAAACGTGCCCGCATGGCATGACGCACGCATCGAGCCGTACGTATTTCTCGATGGCGGAAAAACGCACCTGAACGCGCAGGGCGGCTGGCCGTCGCTGGTCGGCACGGGCGTCGGCACGCGCGCGCAATGGCGCCTGAAAGGTGGGACCGTGTCGGCCGAAGTGCTGGTCGGGCAGGCGCTGGCGCAACCCGCCGCACTCGGCAAGAAGGCAACCGTGCTGCTGGCAACACTCAACTGGACGGACTGA
- a CDS encoding peptidylprolyl isomerase, translated as MNRLSNGREIAMQSNLPARIRKISVALVAAALCGALAPHAYALNKAAKKPADATAALPADAVGSVNGVPITQAQVDEAVRLSKAPDTPALRAALKNQLIARELFRQAALKQHYDTKPQVVAAVEQAKALAMTQAYLRDQVKPVPVTDADVKARYDAIVATLGENEYKPSVIAVNDADTAKQIIARLRKGEDFGALAREFSKGPSAAQSGALNWISFKTPIEAGHTQNWPQQLAEALVKLPQGGLTREPVQIGDMYWIVRADDKRQTQVPTFDQAKDTLRQQLEQVAVEKATAQVVADLIRNARIQQ; from the coding sequence ATGAATCGCCTGTCGAACGGTCGCGAGATCGCGATGCAATCGAACCTGCCGGCGCGCATCCGCAAGATCAGCGTCGCACTCGTCGCGGCGGCGCTGTGCGGCGCCTTGGCACCACATGCATACGCGCTGAACAAAGCGGCGAAGAAGCCCGCCGACGCGACCGCCGCGCTCCCAGCCGACGCGGTGGGGAGCGTGAACGGCGTGCCGATCACGCAAGCGCAGGTCGACGAAGCGGTACGCCTGTCGAAGGCGCCCGATACGCCGGCGCTGCGCGCGGCACTGAAGAATCAGCTGATCGCCCGCGAGCTGTTTCGCCAGGCGGCGCTGAAGCAGCACTACGACACGAAGCCGCAGGTCGTCGCCGCGGTCGAGCAGGCGAAGGCGCTCGCGATGACGCAGGCGTATTTGCGGGATCAGGTCAAGCCGGTGCCGGTCACGGATGCGGACGTCAAGGCACGCTACGACGCGATCGTCGCGACGCTCGGCGAGAACGAATACAAGCCGAGCGTGATCGCTGTCAACGATGCGGACACTGCCAAACAAATCATCGCGCGGCTCAGAAAGGGCGAGGACTTCGGCGCGCTCGCGCGGGAGTTCAGCAAGGGGCCGTCGGCAGCACAGAGCGGTGCGCTGAACTGGATCTCGTTCAAGACGCCGATCGAGGCCGGTCATACGCAGAACTGGCCGCAGCAGCTCGCCGAGGCGCTCGTCAAACTGCCGCAGGGTGGCCTCACGCGCGAGCCAGTGCAGATCGGCGACATGTACTGGATCGTGCGCGCTGACGACAAGCGGCAGACGCAGGTGCCGACATTCGATCAGGCGAAGGACACGCTGCGGCAGCAACTCGAGCAGGTCGCGGTGGAGAAGGCGACCGCCCAGGTGGTCGCGGACTTGATCCGCAACGCGCGCATCCAGCAGTAG